In one window of Pseudoalteromonas espejiana DSM 9414 DNA:
- a CDS encoding AraC family transcriptional regulator, with amino-acid sequence MHTLSDYYFSSILDFLQNQGLNTQSVLSAISFNEYVDKNSLQLAPRISLHSYNALLSFASTALNSPLFGFELGKHIRTADYGVLGYLIESSSHLANAIESLLHYDSLVADIGKAHFEQHADTATVRWLPHALCNTQVIQRNMTAWVSVIRQLLNPQLSPTRVEFTESFTSQQIKQLSTWFNCPVKGNAQYNQISFAKAFLALPFKTDNSAINSALKQVSQQQLSEFKSQQNLSEHITVLLMAKSDLQECTLIKTAAAVNLTPRTLQRRLKENHLTFAQLLENERKRRAEILINNTSLIELATLLGFKDQSSFNRAFYRWYGCSPRKYREKT; translated from the coding sequence ATGCATACTCTCAGCGATTATTATTTTTCGAGTATTTTAGACTTTTTGCAAAACCAAGGGCTCAATACCCAAAGTGTACTAAGCGCAATTAGTTTTAATGAGTATGTAGATAAAAACAGCCTGCAACTTGCTCCGCGTATAAGTTTACACAGTTACAATGCATTATTAAGTTTTGCCAGTACGGCACTTAACAGCCCACTATTTGGATTTGAATTAGGAAAACATATTCGCACTGCCGATTACGGTGTGCTTGGCTATTTAATTGAATCGAGCAGCCATTTAGCCAACGCTATTGAATCGCTACTTCATTACGACAGCTTGGTAGCAGATATAGGCAAAGCACATTTTGAGCAACATGCAGATACTGCCACAGTAAGGTGGCTACCCCATGCTTTGTGCAACACACAGGTTATACAACGAAATATGACCGCATGGGTCAGTGTTATTAGGCAACTTTTAAATCCTCAGCTTAGCCCTACGCGTGTTGAATTTACGGAAAGTTTTACATCACAACAAATAAAGCAGCTTTCAACGTGGTTTAACTGCCCTGTAAAAGGCAATGCACAATACAACCAAATTAGCTTTGCCAAAGCATTCTTAGCACTGCCTTTTAAAACCGATAACAGCGCGATTAATAGCGCACTTAAACAAGTTTCGCAGCAACAGCTTAGCGAGTTTAAAAGCCAGCAAAATTTATCTGAGCATATAACGGTGCTGCTTATGGCTAAAAGCGACCTACAAGAGTGCACATTAATTAAAACCGCGGCAGCAGTTAATTTAACGCCCCGTACGCTACAAAGGCGCTTAAAAGAAAACCACCTTACCTTTGCGCAGCTTTTAGAGAACGAGCGAAAACGCCGCGCCGAAATACTAATAAACAACACTTCATTAATAGAGCTGGCAACCCTATTAGGGTTTAAAGATCAGAGCTCATTTAACCGCGCTTTTTATCGTTGGTATGGGTGTAGCCCGCGCAAATATAGAGAAAAAACATAA
- a CDS encoding methyl-accepting chemotaxis protein yields the protein MFVLSKKYLESENNNQQLIKQIEELTAHNELLVQENKHLEQQLSLTQSVNDEQFTESLLSSSVDCISQIEGVRQTVLESYSTIEQESQVSYQINDLLNNSNQSLQHIASEMELMTHKMGSMSENISGLSSLAGSINTFVSTISKISDQTNLLALNAAIEAARAGEAGRGFSVVADEVRVLATNTNKSAQEVADLVKEIIDKTEVTVTSADDIQQNNTQLTSNFASLNSDYASIIDFCTSMKNTISQASIRSFIQTVKLDHIVWKGEVYAVANGKINKSIDDFTDHTMCRLGKWYKSDESNEYKSLSAFKQIDKPHSEVHKNGVQALQLIKQGKKAEAIKHIHLMESASEQVIHLLDQLVR from the coding sequence ATGTTTGTTTTAAGTAAAAAGTACCTAGAGTCTGAAAATAATAATCAACAACTCATTAAACAAATTGAAGAACTAACAGCACATAACGAATTACTAGTACAAGAAAACAAACACTTAGAACAACAGCTCAGCTTAACTCAAAGCGTAAATGACGAACAATTTACCGAAAGCTTACTCTCAAGCTCTGTAGATTGTATTAGCCAAATTGAAGGGGTACGCCAAACGGTACTTGAGTCGTACTCAACCATTGAGCAGGAAAGCCAAGTTAGCTATCAAATAAACGACCTTTTAAATAACTCAAATCAATCACTACAGCATATTGCCAGCGAGATGGAACTAATGACCCATAAAATGGGTAGCATGAGTGAAAACATCTCAGGCCTCTCAAGCCTTGCTGGTAGTATTAATACGTTTGTATCGACCATCTCTAAAATATCTGATCAAACTAACTTGTTAGCACTTAATGCCGCCATTGAAGCTGCCCGAGCAGGCGAAGCTGGCCGAGGTTTTAGTGTGGTTGCCGACGAAGTACGCGTACTCGCTACTAACACGAATAAATCGGCTCAAGAGGTTGCCGACCTAGTAAAAGAAATTATCGATAAAACAGAAGTAACTGTCACTTCCGCCGACGACATACAACAAAATAACACACAACTTACTAGCAATTTTGCATCGCTGAATAGCGATTACGCATCAATCATTGATTTTTGCACCAGCATGAAAAACACAATTTCGCAGGCATCTATTCGCTCATTTATTCAAACCGTTAAGTTAGATCATATTGTTTGGAAAGGTGAAGTGTACGCCGTAGCCAATGGTAAAATTAATAAATCGATAGATGATTTTACCGATCACACCATGTGCCGCTTAGGTAAATGGTACAAGTCAGACGAATCAAATGAATACAAATCACTAAGCGCATTTAAACAAATAGATAAGCCCCACAGCGAAGTGCACAAAAACGGCGTGCAAGCGCTACAGCTCATTAAGCAAGGCAAAAAAGCCGAAGCGATAAAACATATACACTTAATGGAATCAGCCAGTGAGCAAGTTATACACTTACTCGATCAGCTAGTGCGTTAA
- a CDS encoding SRPBCC family protein — translation MIFITTSHTLAASPQQVKAALLDHAALGRFFNAKFLLVKPQNNDEEPGGVGAIRQVSMAGVTFKEQIMAVNKHHICYQIIGNKPVAKHKGDIYFFAVNSNPIRCQVSYSIRCKAPWWLPNSVLEFFIKRDVVNALKKLNNYFLGEQNEC, via the coding sequence ATGATATTTATAACAACAAGCCACACGCTAGCTGCTAGCCCACAGCAAGTAAAAGCAGCCTTGCTTGACCATGCTGCGCTGGGGCGATTTTTTAACGCTAAGTTTTTACTTGTAAAGCCACAAAATAATGATGAAGAGCCAGGTGGTGTGGGTGCTATTAGGCAAGTAAGCATGGCGGGTGTTACGTTTAAAGAGCAAATAATGGCGGTTAATAAACACCATATTTGCTATCAAATTATAGGTAATAAGCCCGTGGCAAAGCACAAAGGTGATATTTATTTTTTTGCTGTAAATAGTAACCCTATACGTTGCCAAGTAAGTTATAGCATTCGCTGTAAAGCGCCGTGGTGGCTGCCTAATAGTGTGCTTGAGTTTTTTATTAAAAGAGATGTTGTTAACGCACTCAAAAAATTAAACAATTATTTTTTAGGTGAGCAAAATGAGTGTTGA
- a CDS encoding alpha/beta fold hydrolase produces the protein MRTIKTPQGITLNYQDEGDKKSPVIILIMGLGAQMTVWPDSLYYGLVKKGFRVIRFDNRDTGLSTHLEHHTNPSLFKSWLSKRLPIRAKTPYLLDDMADDVLALMAALKIKKAHFVGASMGGMIAQLIAAQHKKKVLSLTTIMSSSSLPRLSAKSIGVFIKLAKLQPKNTSHDEAINYNIKLNQLIGSPAYPQTERALRLHATQIVKRSYNPNGYKRQLVAMAASKNRQHLIRKIKTPTLVIHGSDDVVIPLNAGKKTAALIKKAKLRVVPGMGHNFAPELMPKMTKWLTKHIKKAQRKHLNKKCKKQKQQQNAHIGITKK, from the coding sequence ATGCGAACAATCAAAACACCTCAAGGTATTACGCTTAACTACCAAGACGAAGGCGATAAAAAGTCCCCTGTAATAATTTTAATTATGGGCTTGGGCGCACAAATGACCGTGTGGCCAGACTCGCTTTACTATGGCTTAGTAAAAAAAGGCTTTAGAGTTATTCGTTTTGATAACCGCGATACCGGTCTTTCTACTCACTTAGAGCACCACACAAACCCCAGCTTATTTAAATCGTGGTTGAGTAAACGCTTACCAATACGCGCTAAAACCCCTTACTTACTTGATGACATGGCGGATGACGTACTAGCGCTTATGGCAGCCCTTAAAATTAAAAAAGCGCATTTTGTGGGGGCTTCTATGGGCGGTATGATAGCCCAGTTAATAGCAGCGCAGCATAAAAAAAAGGTGCTCAGTTTAACCACTATTATGTCGAGCTCTAGCTTGCCAAGGCTCAGTGCTAAAAGCATTGGCGTATTTATAAAGCTTGCAAAATTACAGCCTAAAAACACCAGCCACGATGAGGCAATAAATTATAATATTAAGCTTAATCAACTTATTGGCAGCCCTGCTTATCCGCAAACAGAGCGCGCACTTCGCCTGCATGCAACTCAAATAGTTAAACGCTCATATAATCCTAATGGCTATAAACGCCAATTAGTTGCTATGGCCGCAAGTAAAAACAGGCAACATTTAATACGTAAAATTAAAACCCCTACACTGGTAATTCATGGCAGTGACGATGTGGTTATTCCGCTTAATGCCGGTAAAAAAACAGCCGCACTTATAAAAAAGGCCAAGCTAAGAGTAGTCCCTGGTATGGGCCATAATTTTGCCCCCGAGCTAATGCCTAAAATGACAAAGTGGCTAACAAAACATATAAAAAAAGCGCAGCGTAAGCACCTAAATAAAAAATGTAAAAAGCAAAAGCAACAACAAAACGCACATATTGGTATAACCAAAAAATAA
- a CDS encoding AMP-binding protein translates to MLGPYKQHYNNFKQSPKQFWLEQAKRLPWYKKPEHAYTQDNDGLYHWFDGGQLNSSFLALDQHVIAGFGEQAALIYDSPVTNTKQTYSYLQLQQQVAKFAGVMQSLGVTKGDRVVIYMPMIPQAVIGMLACARLGAIHSVVFGGFAAHELAVRIDDAKPKLVLSASCGVEVDSIIEYKPLLDNALDLATHKVDHCVIYQREQAIAPLTPTRDISWDYAMLSAKEVAPIAVNASDPLYILYTSGTTGTPKGVVRENGGHAVAMHYSMETVYGMQPGDVFWAASDIGWVVGHSYIVYAPLMYRCTTILFEGKPVRTPDASAFWRVVEEYKVNALFSAPTAFRAIKKEDPNAEGFKQYNTSSLKRLFLAGERLDPPTYDWLKEKTNLPILDHWWQTETGWAIACNPVGIEELVTKPGSSTVPTPGFDVQILNMHGEQCAPNEQGAVVIKLPLPPGCMPTIWQNTPRFKTGYLTEYPGYYLSGDGGYIDDDGYLFIMGRTDDVINVAGHRLSTGEMEEIVAAHPAVAECAVFGVTDNLKGQLPMAMIVLKNDFIGSPTDVEQELVQTVRNQIGAIACLKTIVSVERLPKTRSGKILRKNLRQLIDGDELQIPSTIDDAGIFEEINQQLTLR, encoded by the coding sequence ATGTTAGGCCCATATAAACAACATTATAATAATTTTAAGCAAAGCCCAAAGCAGTTTTGGCTCGAACAAGCAAAGCGCCTACCTTGGTACAAAAAACCCGAACACGCCTACACACAAGACAACGACGGCCTTTACCACTGGTTTGATGGTGGCCAATTAAATAGCAGCTTTTTAGCGCTCGACCAACATGTAATTGCAGGCTTTGGCGAACAAGCCGCACTTATTTACGACTCCCCCGTAACCAATACCAAGCAAACGTATAGTTACTTACAACTACAACAGCAGGTAGCTAAATTTGCAGGTGTAATGCAATCGTTAGGCGTTACTAAAGGCGACCGCGTTGTTATTTACATGCCTATGATCCCCCAAGCTGTAATAGGCATGTTGGCCTGCGCCCGCTTAGGAGCAATTCATTCAGTGGTATTTGGTGGATTTGCAGCCCACGAATTAGCTGTACGCATTGACGATGCTAAACCAAAGCTAGTACTAAGCGCCTCATGTGGCGTAGAGGTAGATAGCATTATTGAATACAAACCACTGCTGGATAACGCCTTAGACCTTGCCACACACAAGGTAGATCATTGTGTTATTTATCAGCGCGAGCAAGCAATTGCGCCATTAACGCCTACCCGCGATATTAGCTGGGACTACGCAATGCTAAGCGCCAAAGAAGTTGCGCCTATTGCCGTTAATGCAAGCGACCCGCTTTATATTTTATATACCTCTGGCACCACTGGCACACCTAAAGGCGTAGTGCGCGAAAACGGCGGCCACGCAGTTGCTATGCACTACAGCATGGAAACCGTTTACGGCATGCAGCCCGGTGATGTGTTTTGGGCTGCTTCAGATATTGGTTGGGTAGTTGGACACTCATACATAGTGTATGCGCCGCTTATGTACCGCTGCACCACCATTTTATTTGAAGGCAAACCTGTACGTACGCCCGACGCCAGTGCATTTTGGCGAGTGGTTGAAGAGTATAAAGTAAATGCATTATTTAGCGCGCCAACTGCATTTAGAGCCATTAAAAAAGAAGACCCTAACGCAGAGGGCTTTAAACAATACAACACCAGTAGTTTAAAACGACTATTTTTAGCCGGCGAGCGGTTAGACCCGCCAACTTATGATTGGCTTAAAGAAAAAACAAACCTACCCATACTCGATCACTGGTGGCAAACCGAAACCGGCTGGGCCATTGCTTGTAATCCCGTAGGCATAGAAGAATTAGTAACAAAACCAGGCAGCTCAACAGTGCCAACCCCAGGGTTTGATGTGCAAATACTAAATATGCATGGCGAGCAATGCGCACCAAACGAGCAAGGTGCAGTAGTGATCAAACTGCCGTTGCCACCTGGTTGCATGCCAACCATTTGGCAAAATACACCGCGTTTTAAAACAGGTTATCTAACCGAGTACCCGGGTTATTATCTTTCGGGCGATGGTGGCTACATAGATGACGACGGCTACTTATTTATAATGGGCCGCACAGACGATGTTATAAATGTGGCAGGCCATCGGCTTTCAACTGGCGAAATGGAAGAAATAGTAGCAGCGCACCCAGCCGTTGCTGAATGCGCCGTGTTTGGGGTTACCGATAACCTAAAAGGGCAATTACCTATGGCGATGATTGTTCTTAAAAACGACTTTATAGGCTCCCCTACCGATGTAGAGCAAGAGCTTGTTCAAACAGTACGAAACCAAATAGGCGCCATTGCCTGCCTTAAAACTATTGTGAGTGTAGAGCGTTTACCAAAAACACGCTCAGGTAAAATACTACGTAAAAACTTACGCCAACTTATTGATGGCGACGAACTGCAAATACCTTCAACCATAGACGATGCCGGTATTTTTGAAGAAATAAACCAACAGCTCACCCTGCGTTAA
- a CDS encoding alpha/beta hydrolase — MKLVALLFSLSIFVVHTSYANTANVQVSKGQIEVIDNIESQFVKKRFLNVWLPPGYNKSTRYDVLYMHDGRMLFDANSTWNKQEWRVDEVAGTLIEQGKVRPFIVVGIPNAVENRHSEYYPQKPFEALSKQKQNALYQLEKYPGHKLFASNVYSDNYSRFLVKEVIPYIESNYNVNKGAQHRYIGGSSMGGLISWYTLLNYPNEFAGAISMSTHWPGLFSHDDEVFAQFKHYIANNIAKLSNQKVYFDYGDSTLDAMYPKLQAQIDALFMEHKYPAKLWQSQYFPGEDHTENAWAKRLHIPLEFMFRKTKQAAAE; from the coding sequence ATGAAATTAGTTGCTTTACTGTTTAGCTTATCAATATTTGTAGTGCATACCAGCTATGCAAACACGGCCAACGTGCAAGTAAGCAAAGGCCAAATTGAGGTAATCGACAATATAGAATCGCAGTTTGTAAAAAAACGTTTTTTAAATGTTTGGCTACCACCAGGTTACAACAAAAGCACCCGCTACGATGTGCTCTACATGCACGATGGGCGCATGCTATTTGATGCCAACAGCACATGGAACAAGCAAGAATGGCGCGTAGATGAAGTAGCAGGCACATTAATAGAGCAAGGCAAAGTGCGTCCATTTATTGTGGTCGGCATTCCAAACGCCGTAGAAAACCGCCACAGCGAATACTACCCACAAAAACCGTTTGAGGCCTTAAGCAAACAAAAGCAAAACGCCCTTTACCAGTTAGAAAAATACCCAGGCCATAAATTATTTGCCTCTAACGTTTACTCAGATAACTACTCACGCTTTTTAGTTAAAGAAGTTATTCCTTACATTGAGTCTAACTACAACGTAAACAAAGGCGCGCAGCACCGTTATATTGGTGGCTCTAGTATGGGTGGGCTTATATCGTGGTACACACTACTTAATTACCCTAACGAATTTGCCGGCGCTATTAGTATGTCGACCCACTGGCCAGGTCTTTTTAGCCACGACGACGAAGTATTTGCACAATTTAAACACTACATTGCCAACAACATCGCAAAGCTGAGTAACCAAAAAGTATACTTTGATTACGGCGACAGCACCTTAGATGCCATGTACCCTAAATTACAAGCGCAAATTGATGCACTATTTATGGAGCATAAGTATCCGGCAAAACTTTGGCAAAGCCAGTACTTCCCAGGAGAAGATCACACCGAAAACGCATGGGCTAAACGCTTACATATTCCGCTTGAGTTTATGTTTAGAAAAACCAAACAAGCTGCAGCCGAGTAA
- a CDS encoding substrate-binding periplasmic protein: protein MLLRVLVNVFIIVICGQVAKADTLTFIAEDLPPYHFINKNNEPDGALVDLAKAVIKHTNLSAKFEIMPMARIFYALEHNQNAVTLSLLKTPIREKQLSWLGEAYFADAYLVSLKSHTDEVSHLNHAKFYQVATIRGYSSAYYLKEAGFVEGENLVLVSYYQQLWQMLYKKRIDFVLTNTLTLENELKRSGLNPALITKRIHLTDYPSKLYFSANKNLNPQTATAISNALALLKENGEYRAILQKWQLPLPSTANKL from the coding sequence ATGTTGTTACGTGTACTCGTCAATGTGTTTATAATTGTTATATGCGGTCAAGTTGCTAAGGCTGATACGCTCACATTTATTGCAGAAGATCTACCGCCTTATCATTTTATAAATAAAAACAATGAACCCGACGGCGCACTTGTAGATTTAGCCAAAGCCGTTATAAAGCACACTAATTTATCCGCCAAGTTTGAAATAATGCCTATGGCGCGAATTTTTTATGCCCTCGAGCATAACCAAAATGCAGTAACCCTTTCGTTGTTAAAAACCCCAATAAGAGAAAAGCAACTTAGCTGGTTAGGCGAGGCTTACTTTGCTGATGCCTACCTAGTAAGTTTAAAAAGCCACACCGACGAGGTAAGCCACCTCAATCATGCAAAGTTTTATCAAGTGGCTACAATTAGAGGCTACTCAAGTGCTTATTATTTAAAAGAGGCGGGCTTTGTAGAGGGTGAAAACCTAGTACTTGTTAGCTATTATCAGCAGCTATGGCAAATGCTATACAAAAAGCGCATAGACTTTGTACTTACTAACACCCTTACCTTAGAAAACGAATTAAAACGCTCAGGCCTAAACCCTGCACTTATTACCAAACGCATACATTTAACCGACTACCCTTCAAAACTGTACTTTAGCGCAAATAAAAACCTTAACCCCCAAACAGCCACCGCAATTAGTAATGCACTTGCTTTATTAAAAGAAAATGGCGAATACCGCGCTATTTTACAAAAGTGGCAACTGCCCTTACCAAGCACTGCCAACAAGTTGTAA
- a CDS encoding MBL fold metallo-hydrolase, with the protein MLRLIQTLLATSLLFMGFMAQSYEIEDLGDGLHRFIDDRHRSVFLITPQGAIVTDPLNKKAATWLKEQIKTRFNVPVRYVVYSHNHSDHIYGAEVFKSPHTTFVAHKLTAQDIKNTQIKTVMPNLTFDDELILTLGGSTLRLNYHGPNDGRGSVSMLFEKQKTLFVVDWIVIGRMPWQKLWSYDIQGMINSTQAVLNYDFNTFVGGHADMGNKADVVRYLSYIEQLYSQVTAAALAGQSLEQIKQNVKLDKFSDLKQYQAWLPLNIEGVYERLMEESGMGWRSDL; encoded by the coding sequence ATGCTTCGCTTAATACAAACACTACTTGCCACCAGCCTATTATTTATGGGTTTTATGGCGCAAAGTTACGAAATTGAAGATTTAGGCGATGGCCTCCACCGCTTTATTGACGACAGGCACCGCTCGGTATTTTTAATCACCCCACAAGGTGCAATAGTTACCGACCCACTAAATAAAAAAGCTGCCACGTGGTTAAAGGAGCAAATTAAAACCCGCTTTAACGTACCCGTTAGATACGTTGTATATAGCCATAATCACAGCGACCATATTTACGGTGCAGAGGTATTTAAAAGCCCTCATACTACCTTTGTAGCGCATAAACTTACCGCGCAAGATATTAAAAACACACAAATAAAAACGGTTATGCCTAACCTCACTTTTGATGACGAACTAATACTTACCCTTGGCGGCTCAACCTTAAGGCTTAACTACCACGGCCCTAACGATGGCCGAGGCTCAGTGAGTATGCTGTTCGAAAAACAAAAAACATTATTTGTAGTCGACTGGATAGTTATTGGCAGAATGCCATGGCAAAAACTATGGAGCTACGATATTCAAGGCATGATTAATTCAACCCAAGCGGTTTTAAATTACGATTTTAATACCTTTGTGGGCGGCCATGCCGACATGGGTAATAAAGCCGATGTAGTACGTTACTTAAGCTATATTGAGCAGCTTTACAGCCAAGTAACCGCTGCAGCGCTTGCGGGGCAAAGCCTAGAACAAATAAAACAAAATGTTAAACTCGATAAATTTTCAGATTTAAAGCAATACCAAGCCTGGTTGCCACTTAATATTGAAGGCGTATACGAGCGCCTTATGGAAGAGTCGGGCATGGGCTGGCGCAGCGATTTATAA
- a CDS encoding polysaccharide lyase family 7 protein: protein MKKYTSTFKLTALAAITPLLFMGCASTNTSVDSNTPVPASKFDLSNWKINVPVDLNNDGKIDTVDVEDIQTYAHPDFFYLDDQGYMVFTSPNKALTSANSTNTRSELRQMIRGTNTKIKTKNSKNNFALAVHPLSERFGSVGGKMEATLKVDHVALRANDPSKKAAYSVVVGQIHAGKDQALIDTKLGFGWGNEPLKIYYKKWPGHKTGSVFWNYERNLPKKDPNRTDITYPVWGNTWENPDDPTAAGIALGDEFSYTVNVHKNMMYLTFSAQGKKDVNYAINLGNNVDAYGKVDDKDHPNGYAADWHYFKAGAYNQCSTKSAKGIWYPGCLGTGDWATDKQNGDYAQVSFKKLVLSPSTKP from the coding sequence ATGAAAAAATACACATCTACTTTTAAACTCACAGCTCTTGCAGCTATTACCCCCTTACTGTTTATGGGCTGTGCGAGTACAAACACATCCGTTGATAGTAATACACCGGTTCCTGCATCAAAATTTGATTTATCAAACTGGAAAATAAATGTTCCGGTCGATTTAAATAACGACGGAAAAATAGATACAGTAGACGTTGAAGACATTCAAACTTACGCACACCCTGATTTTTTCTACCTTGATGATCAGGGCTATATGGTATTTACCTCGCCAAACAAAGCGCTTACTAGTGCAAATTCAACCAATACCCGCAGTGAATTACGACAAATGATCCGCGGAACAAACACCAAAATAAAAACTAAAAATTCAAAAAACAATTTTGCACTTGCCGTGCACCCGCTATCTGAGCGTTTTGGCTCAGTAGGCGGAAAAATGGAAGCCACGCTCAAAGTTGATCATGTAGCACTGCGTGCAAACGATCCTAGTAAAAAAGCCGCGTATTCTGTGGTGGTTGGGCAAATTCATGCAGGTAAAGATCAAGCCTTAATAGATACAAAACTGGGTTTTGGCTGGGGCAACGAGCCGCTTAAAATTTATTACAAAAAATGGCCAGGGCACAAAACCGGATCGGTATTTTGGAACTACGAGCGCAACTTACCAAAAAAAGATCCTAACCGTACCGACATTACTTACCCTGTATGGGGCAACACCTGGGAAAACCCAGATGATCCAACGGCAGCCGGTATAGCGCTAGGTGATGAGTTTAGCTACACCGTAAACGTGCATAAAAATATGATGTATTTAACCTTTAGCGCCCAAGGCAAAAAAGACGTTAACTACGCTATAAACTTAGGTAATAACGTAGATGCTTATGGCAAAGTAGATGATAAAGATCACCCTAATGGCTACGCTGCCGATTGGCATTACTTTAAAGCGGGTGCGTATAACCAATGTAGTACCAAAAGCGCTAAAGGCATTTGGTACCCAGGCTGTTTAGGTACGGGTGATTGGGCTACAGACAAACAAAATGGCGATTACGCGCAAGTGAGCTTTAAAAAATTAGTATTAAGCCCATCAACTAAGCCGTAA
- a CDS encoding nucleotide triphosphate diphosphatase NUDT15 — protein MNNTVRVGVAVIIMRQNTILLGERKGAHGANTWATPGGHLEFGESVEQCAIREVCEETGLNVSKITKLDFTNDIFSAENKHYITLYVKADYEGGEPALNEPNKCIQWRWCDINNLPSPLFTSLKNYLTTTTLTA, from the coding sequence ATGAATAACACAGTACGAGTAGGCGTGGCGGTTATTATTATGCGCCAAAACACTATTTTATTAGGTGAGCGAAAAGGTGCTCATGGTGCAAATACATGGGCAACGCCCGGCGGACATTTAGAATTTGGCGAAAGTGTTGAACAGTGTGCAATACGCGAGGTATGTGAGGAAACAGGGCTAAATGTAAGTAAAATAACTAAGCTAGATTTTACTAACGATATTTTTAGTGCTGAAAACAAACACTACATTACTTTATATGTAAAAGCTGATTACGAAGGCGGGGAGCCTGCGCTAAACGAGCCAAATAAATGTATTCAGTGGCGCTGGTGCGATATTAATAATTTACCTTCGCCACTGTTTACATCACTTAAAAACTACTTAACTACAACAACGCTTACGGCTTAG
- a CDS encoding sterol desaturase family protein, whose protein sequence is MSVEIILLALSPVFLFFVCYEFVKFKRYYDIKDSLANTALALLHQGADALALLLLMPFFYWLYEYRLFDIELSILSVAFAFLLQDFLYYWFHRASHHIHWLWAAHVVHHSSTKMNFTTAFRQSVMYPVAGMWVFWLPMILLGFEPLTVFSVVALNLAYQFFVHTQIVGKLGWFESVFNTPSHHRVHHAINKSYLDKNFAGVLIIWDKLFGTFVEEDKNQPCKYGIVGQLNSNNPLTITFHQWAHLFKSAYKAKGLKAKCKVVLGYPTSSVKAK, encoded by the coding sequence ATGAGTGTTGAAATTATTTTACTCGCGCTAAGCCCGGTATTTTTGTTTTTTGTTTGCTACGAGTTCGTTAAGTTTAAACGTTATTACGACATAAAGGACAGCCTGGCAAATACCGCCTTAGCGCTACTCCATCAAGGTGCTGATGCACTTGCTTTATTACTGCTAATGCCTTTTTTTTATTGGCTGTATGAATACAGGCTATTTGATATTGAGCTAAGTATTTTAAGTGTCGCTTTTGCCTTTTTACTGCAAGATTTTTTATATTATTGGTTTCATCGGGCATCGCATCATATTCACTGGCTGTGGGCAGCCCATGTAGTACATCACAGCTCTACTAAAATGAATTTTACAACGGCATTTAGGCAAAGTGTAATGTACCCAGTAGCGGGTATGTGGGTTTTTTGGCTACCTATGATATTGCTAGGTTTTGAGCCATTAACCGTATTTAGTGTAGTGGCACTTAATTTGGCGTATCAATTTTTTGTGCATACGCAAATAGTAGGCAAGTTAGGCTGGTTTGAAAGCGTATTTAATACGCCATCACACCACCGGGTTCATCATGCGATTAATAAAAGCTATCTTGATAAAAACTTTGCTGGCGTACTTATTATTTGGGATAAGCTGTTTGGTACCTTTGTAGAAGAAGATAAAAATCAGCCATGCAAGTACGGCATAGTAGGGCAGTTAAATAGTAATAACCCACTAACAATAACGTTTCATCAGTGGGCTCATTTATTTAAAAGTGCGTATAAGGCAAAAGGTTTAAAAGCTAAATGTAAGGTAGTACTTGGCTACCCAACAAGTAGCGTTAAGGCTAAATAA